One window of the Desulfovibrio sp. genome contains the following:
- a CDS encoding nitroreductase family protein: protein MNIYQAIAARRTIRDFEDKPVEMDLVEQIINAGLKAPTNNHLRQWEFVIVNDREERGRLLRVRNMTDKDECEAMLDGFGMTDEVQRDMYRAAMPRQFSMLYNAGCLVLPFFRVRGPLMQPSCLSSLNDFASIWCCIENMLLAAAAEGILGVTRIPMTDESEHIRQVVGHPENYVMPCYVALGYPAKDAVIPVQKVIHTRDRIHMNAW, encoded by the coding sequence GTGAATATTTATCAGGCAATTGCCGCTCGTAGAACCATCCGCGATTTTGAGGATAAACCGGTTGAAATGGACCTTGTGGAGCAGATAATCAACGCGGGCCTCAAAGCCCCGACCAACAATCACCTGCGACAGTGGGAATTTGTCATCGTGAACGACAGGGAGGAGAGGGGCAGGCTTCTCCGGGTCAGGAACATGACCGACAAAGACGAATGCGAGGCCATGCTCGATGGTTTCGGCATGACGGACGAGGTGCAGCGCGATATGTATCGTGCGGCGATGCCAAGGCAGTTTTCCATGCTCTATAACGCCGGGTGCCTGGTACTTCCCTTTTTCAGGGTCAGGGGGCCACTGATGCAGCCAAGTTGCCTGAGCTCGCTCAACGATTTTGCCTCTATCTGGTGCTGTATCGAAAACATGCTGCTTGCGGCCGCCGCTGAAGGCATATTGGGAGTTACCCGTATACCGATGACAGATGAATCTGAACACATCAGGCAGGTGGTCGGGCATCCTGAAAACTATGTAATGCCGTGTTACGTTGCTCTGGGGTATCCCGCAAAAGACGCTGTTATTCCTGTGCAGAAGGTTATTCATACAAGGGATCGAATACACATGAACGCGTGGTAA
- a CDS encoding autotransporter outer membrane beta-barrel domain-containing protein, whose product MNINGGVVDFGIYGGYYSGTVPGIDVGSSNNTVTINPAFIGSSTIDIYGGFAKNVTPGSMTASGNTVNLNGGTARYVYGGFAYVGSTTGTGTATASNNIVNLSAGSINNIVGGYATADFLGGTHAASGNTINISGGSVSNVYAGYVSAPNGTGQATNNTVTISGSPNLAGTTLYGGYLLAGTGGEAFSGNTLNVKTSGLTVGNLYNFQNLNFYLPSTLSAGDTVLTVTGTANLTGSAGRSSTVNVGIDGNSSPLKMGDSITLINAGTLVTNSGLNSTASGKGMQGVTLLYNFDITTDNNKLLATVSTSSGPTVNEQTKALSEGFVSGVGMVTQGADVAASQGMNAAVSAAKAGPAGGGSAPAGFGALSGGSVRYNTGSHVDMHSVSLLAGFAWGANTAIGRLTFGPFFEYGNGSYSTYNSFSNAASVEGDGNSRYLGGGILGRMDFAQTGPGHIYIEASGRAGGLHNKYESSDLRDASGRSAEYDSSSTYYGLHLGTGYIWNITDNVTLDLYGKYFWTHQNGDSVTLSTGDPIDFKDVDSNRLRLGSRLSYTVNEYISPYVGAAYEREFDGKARASTNGYDMKAPSMRGDTGTGELGLVYTPCASLPLSFDLGVQGYVGKREGLTGSLQAKYEF is encoded by the coding sequence GTGAATATTAACGGTGGCGTCGTCGATTTTGGAATATACGGTGGGTATTATAGTGGAACAGTCCCTGGCATTGATGTCGGGTCCAGCAACAACACTGTGACGATTAATCCGGCTTTTATTGGCAGCAGTACCATTGATATCTATGGCGGATTTGCCAAAAACGTAACCCCTGGTTCAATGACAGCTTCTGGCAATACTGTGAATCTCAATGGCGGAACAGCACGTTATGTATATGGCGGCTTTGCCTATGTGGGCAGCACCACTGGCACAGGAACCGCCACGGCTTCCAACAATATTGTCAATCTCAGCGCCGGATCCATAAACAATATTGTTGGCGGGTATGCCACAGCTGATTTTTTGGGGGGAACGCATGCGGCCTCCGGCAATACCATCAATATCAGCGGTGGTTCGGTATCCAATGTTTACGCAGGGTATGTAAGCGCGCCCAATGGCACCGGACAAGCCACAAACAATACCGTGACCATCAGCGGATCGCCGAATCTGGCAGGCACGACTCTTTATGGTGGATACCTGCTTGCCGGAACAGGTGGAGAGGCATTCAGCGGCAATACCCTGAACGTAAAAACTTCTGGCCTGACGGTGGGCAATCTTTACAATTTTCAGAACCTCAATTTTTACCTGCCGTCCACGCTGTCGGCGGGTGATACTGTACTGACCGTGACCGGCACGGCGAACCTGACGGGCAGCGCTGGGCGGTCCTCCACTGTCAATGTGGGCATTGACGGCAATTCTTCTCCCTTGAAAATGGGCGACTCCATAACGCTCATCAACGCAGGTACGCTGGTCACCAACAGCGGGCTTAACTCCACGGCCAGCGGCAAGGGCATGCAGGGCGTAACCCTGCTGTACAACTTTGACATCACAACAGACAACAACAAGCTGCTTGCTACGGTCTCCACCAGTAGCGGGCCTACCGTAAACGAGCAGACCAAGGCCCTTTCAGAAGGCTTTGTTTCCGGCGTGGGCATGGTGACGCAGGGGGCGGACGTGGCCGCAAGCCAGGGCATGAATGCCGCCGTTTCCGCTGCCAAGGCTGGTCCTGCCGGGGGCGGCAGTGCCCCAGCAGGGTTTGGGGCGCTTTCTGGTGGGTCTGTCAGATACAATACCGGTTCGCATGTGGATATGCACAGCGTATCGCTGCTGGCTGGTTTCGCCTGGGGTGCGAATACCGCCATCGGTCGCCTGACATTCGGACCATTTTTTGAGTATGGCAACGGCTCGTACAGCACGTACAATTCGTTCAGCAACGCTGCTTCGGTTGAGGGTGACGGCAACTCGCGATATCTCGGTGGCGGCATTCTTGGGCGCATGGATTTTGCCCAGACCGGCCCCGGGCACATCTATATTGAGGCTTCGGGACGGGCGGGCGGCCTGCACAACAAATATGAAAGCTCAGACCTGCGCGATGCCAGCGGCCGCAGTGCGGAATACGACTCATCATCCACCTATTACGGTCTGCATCTGGGAACAGGCTATATCTGGAATATAACGGACAATGTGACCCTTGACCTGTATGGCAAGTACTTTTGGACACATCAAAATGGCGATTCCGTCACCCTGTCTACGGGTGACCCCATCGATTTCAAGGATGTGGATTCAAACCGCCTGCGCCTCGGCTCCCGCTTAAGCTACACAGTGAACGAGTACATCAGCCCCTATGTTGGCGCTGCCTATGAGCGCGAATTTGACGGCAAAGCGCGCGCCAGCACCAATGGCTATGACATGAAGGCCCCTTCCATGCGCGGTGATACCGGCACGGGAGAGCTGGGGCTTGTTTACACGCCGTGCGCATCACTGCCGCTGTCTTTTGATCTTGGAGTACAGGGATATGTGGGCAAACGTGAGGGCCTGACTGGCAGCCTGCAGGCCAAGTACGAATTTTAG
- a CDS encoding LysR family transcriptional regulator — protein MEIRHLKYFQKVASTQNISHAAEMLNISQSSVTRAIQEIENEANTLLLCRNPTGVTLTAAGKKFYIHTNRILALINEAIRDVKSECEQSKKINIGFCPGILAFELIDTLRNNAYDVSALHFFEFDFHEQIQALRNEQLDVALVRYSNGMHFDGGYADLAYIPFKRLRVHAVLPVTHRFAGKKSLLLEELRNEVFVTLPESQYGIARRVFLENCDRAGFVPRIAVESNGFLAALATVAAGSCIGLFSKSIVSATLPGLIYVPIADEACYIEISCVYKKEEKRAHALEFINVLRSCFDE, from the coding sequence ATGGAAATTCGACATTTGAAATATTTTCAGAAGGTTGCTTCAACGCAAAACATTTCTCATGCTGCTGAGATGTTAAATATCTCTCAATCATCTGTCACTCGAGCAATACAAGAGATTGAGAATGAAGCTAATACATTGTTACTATGTAGAAATCCTACTGGTGTTACCCTTACTGCTGCAGGAAAAAAATTTTACATACATACAAACAGAATACTGGCATTGATCAATGAAGCCATTCGCGATGTGAAAAGTGAATGTGAGCAGTCTAAAAAAATAAATATTGGGTTTTGTCCTGGTATTCTTGCATTTGAACTCATAGATACACTGCGTAATAACGCATATGACGTGTCGGCACTGCATTTTTTTGAGTTTGATTTTCACGAGCAGATTCAGGCGTTGCGCAATGAACAACTTGACGTTGCTCTGGTGCGATATTCCAACGGTATGCATTTTGATGGGGGCTATGCAGACCTTGCGTACATACCTTTCAAGCGATTGCGGGTGCACGCGGTGCTTCCGGTAACACACAGGTTTGCCGGTAAAAAATCTCTTTTGCTGGAAGAGCTGCGCAATGAAGTTTTTGTCACCCTGCCAGAATCTCAGTATGGAATTGCAAGAAGGGTGTTTTTGGAAAATTGTGACAGAGCTGGGTTTGTGCCGCGCATTGCGGTTGAATCCAACGGCTTTTTGGCTGCTCTAGCTACCGTTGCCGCTGGTTCTTGTATCGGGCTGTTTTCAAAAAGCATTGTCAGTGCAACCCTCCCCGGCCTGATATATGTGCCCATCGCAGATGAAGCGTGCTACATAGAAATTTCATGTGTGTATAAGAAAGAAGAAAAGAGGGCGCACGCTCTCGAATTTATCAATGTTTTGCGATCCTGTTTTGACGAGTAG
- a CDS encoding alpha/beta family hydrolase, with protein MMAVILGGFGRAFADDIQTHETTEVTSRGPLVVKAFLAAGPGPHPAIIVLHGSQGLEKYRNFYERNATQLAQAGFDAYVLNYYNEQDVAYSKTVETRRANFSRRIGDWAQMISDVVTKVEAQEPKTRPVGIVGFSQGGYLGTAVASQDKRIAALVVYYGGIPPQRAAGSKHPITHMPPLLELHGDADTVVPIERGRELVEMTRSLGQPAEMVVYPGAGHGFTPPAATDAEHRALEFFQKQLMGKK; from the coding sequence ATGATGGCTGTTATTCTTGGTGGATTTGGCCGCGCCTTTGCGGACGACATACAGACGCACGAAACCACCGAGGTCACATCCCGAGGGCCACTGGTGGTCAAGGCATTCCTGGCCGCCGGGCCTGGGCCGCACCCGGCCATTATTGTTCTGCACGGCAGCCAGGGGCTCGAGAAATACCGGAATTTTTACGAACGCAATGCCACTCAGCTGGCACAGGCGGGGTTTGATGCCTACGTGCTGAATTATTATAATGAACAGGATGTGGCGTACTCCAAAACAGTGGAGACCCGGCGCGCCAATTTTTCACGCAGAATTGGCGACTGGGCGCAGATGATCAGCGATGTTGTAACCAAGGTAGAGGCGCAGGAGCCCAAAACCCGGCCCGTGGGCATAGTGGGTTTTTCGCAGGGGGGATACCTGGGTACTGCGGTTGCCAGCCAGGACAAAAGAATTGCTGCCCTGGTGGTTTATTACGGCGGCATTCCCCCCCAGCGCGCTGCTGGCAGCAAACACCCCATCACCCACATGCCGCCCCTGCTGGAACTGCACGGCGATGCAGATACCGTTGTACCCATCGAACGGGGCAGGGAGCTGGTAGAAATGACCCGCAGCCTTGGCCAACCGGCTGAAATGGTGGTGTACCCCGGCGCGGGGCACGGCTTTACCCCCCCTGCCGCCACGGATGCCGAGCACCGCGCTCTGGAGTTTTTTCAAAAGCAGTTGATGGGAAAAAAATAA
- a CDS encoding YafY family protein — MQIERLFKILFLLLNGTCATSKELAERCSVSVRTIQRDIDTLSLAGIPVHSSRGYRGGVNLPREFTLDKTFITEREQADVLNGLQALHGAGYPDVNESFQKLAAVFRKKAEDRWLRVDFSSWHDSGFGKEKFNRLKEAILEKRVIEFTYYNSENQVSQRIAEPLCMLFRERAWYIWAFDRGRQEECAVRASRMRNLVVKNESFTRVMQSNPMDTPDYAKAYEFQRVVLRITGNYAFRIFDEFPELDIHQQPDGSFIVDQPMPVNEWLMGYLLSFADGLDVLEPQSLRRMMREKISLMLQKYDRQLSDS, encoded by the coding sequence ATGCAGATCGAACGCCTTTTCAAGATTCTTTTTCTTTTGCTGAATGGTACGTGCGCAACGTCCAAAGAGCTTGCGGAGCGCTGCTCCGTGTCTGTTCGCACTATTCAGCGAGATATAGATACCCTGAGCCTTGCGGGTATTCCGGTGCATTCAAGCCGTGGGTACAGAGGCGGTGTGAATCTGCCGCGTGAATTTACCCTGGACAAGACCTTCATCACCGAGAGGGAACAGGCAGACGTTCTCAATGGCCTGCAGGCCTTGCATGGTGCTGGTTATCCAGATGTAAACGAATCATTTCAGAAACTCGCAGCGGTGTTCAGAAAAAAGGCAGAAGACCGCTGGTTGCGCGTGGATTTTTCTTCATGGCACGATTCCGGCTTTGGTAAGGAAAAGTTCAACCGGCTTAAGGAGGCCATTCTGGAAAAAAGGGTAATTGAATTTACCTATTACAATTCAGAAAACCAGGTATCCCAGCGAATTGCCGAACCGTTGTGCATGCTGTTTCGTGAGCGGGCCTGGTACATCTGGGCTTTTGACCGGGGCAGGCAGGAAGAATGCGCGGTAAGAGCCTCCCGGATGCGCAATCTCGTGGTGAAGAATGAAAGCTTCACCCGTGTCATGCAGTCCAACCCCATGGATACCCCAGATTATGCCAAGGCATATGAATTCCAGCGAGTGGTATTGCGCATTACGGGCAATTACGCTTTCAGGATTTTTGATGAATTTCCAGAACTCGACATTCATCAGCAGCCCGACGGCTCTTTCATTGTTGACCAGCCAATGCCGGTTAACGAGTGGCTGATGGGGTACCTTCTCTCCTTTGCAGACGGCCTTGATGTGCTTGAGCCGCAAAGTCTTCGCAGAATGATGCGCGAAAAAATTTCGCTTATGCTGCAGAAATACGACAGGCAGTTGTCCGATTCCTGA